In Neokomagataea tanensis, one genomic interval encodes:
- a CDS encoding cation:proton antiporter has product MPPDLPYDIFIGIALTFGAGILAQWAAWKLRLPAIVLLFTIGLIIGPGLGLLHPSESMGWVFRPLVSLLVAIVVFEGGMALDIRQLRDAGDGVSRLTMVALPINWILGSLAARYVAHLEWGTSLLFGAIIVVTGPTVILPLLRSAKLKPRLAAFLRWEAIVNDPLGAILAAVVLQLLILHVDVHTSVFFTDTLPDLLTATGLSVVAGIAPAYMIRTLFVRDLMPEILKTPALLSVALVLFSACNMEMEGAGLIAVTVFGMALTNLHIPGLAELRRTKESLVVLVVSVLFILLTADLQRGALAHLSIPIMALTLVVLFVVRPVGIFLATLGSDMTWRERVFVGWIAPRGIVAAAVAGAAGIRLHDSGYHSADLIMPAVFSVIAVTMLLHGFSLRPLARAMKLSFSSEPALALVGASSWSINLALTLKEQNIPVLLVDSRASALMPAARQKISVLRAELLSQHGQEALEERPADYLISTTADGIYNGMICGHLAPALGRERVFQISPGVSRLDLYHGLSRDARGKVLGEPAWNFTLFESLFDQGWRFTAQTSTEDTSSTFGKRENRLDLLFIRRKTGIFILSAEDLNPASPVAGDILISMVPPKAPEPSPVEQ; this is encoded by the coding sequence ATGCCCCCTGATTTGCCCTACGATATATTTATCGGGATCGCTCTAACATTTGGTGCAGGCATTCTTGCTCAGTGGGCCGCTTGGAAGCTGCGTCTTCCTGCTATCGTATTATTATTCACCATTGGTTTGATTATTGGGCCAGGCCTAGGGCTCCTGCATCCATCTGAAAGTATGGGCTGGGTTTTCAGACCACTAGTATCGCTTCTCGTGGCTATTGTTGTGTTTGAAGGCGGCATGGCCTTAGACATCCGGCAACTCAGAGATGCTGGAGATGGTGTTTCACGCCTCACTATGGTGGCGCTCCCCATCAACTGGATTTTGGGCTCACTAGCGGCGCGTTATGTAGCTCATCTCGAATGGGGCACATCACTGCTCTTCGGCGCAATTATCGTTGTGACCGGCCCGACAGTCATTTTACCACTCCTGCGCAGCGCCAAACTCAAACCGCGGTTAGCAGCTTTTCTTCGTTGGGAAGCTATTGTCAACGACCCTTTGGGAGCCATTTTAGCCGCAGTCGTGCTGCAACTGCTCATCCTGCATGTTGATGTTCATACGAGCGTTTTCTTCACGGACACATTACCAGACCTTTTAACGGCTACAGGCCTCTCAGTCGTCGCGGGTATTGCGCCAGCGTATATGATCCGGACGCTATTTGTACGTGATCTCATGCCGGAGATTTTGAAAACACCAGCACTGCTAAGTGTGGCCCTTGTTCTTTTTTCTGCCTGCAACATGGAAATGGAAGGGGCAGGGCTTATTGCCGTCACCGTGTTTGGGATGGCCCTAACGAACTTGCATATTCCCGGCTTGGCAGAATTACGCAGGACTAAAGAATCGCTTGTCGTTCTTGTAGTATCGGTACTTTTCATTCTTCTTACGGCTGATCTGCAAAGAGGCGCTTTAGCGCATCTCTCAATTCCCATCATGGCCCTGACATTAGTTGTGCTTTTTGTCGTAAGGCCAGTCGGAATCTTCTTAGCTACACTGGGCTCCGACATGACATGGCGGGAGCGTGTATTCGTCGGTTGGATCGCTCCGCGTGGCATTGTCGCAGCAGCCGTAGCAGGTGCTGCAGGCATACGCCTGCACGATTCCGGCTATCATTCAGCCGATTTGATCATGCCAGCAGTGTTTAGCGTTATTGCTGTAACCATGCTTTTACACGGCTTTTCACTCCGGCCACTGGCACGCGCCATGAAGCTTTCTTTCTCGAGTGAACCCGCCTTGGCCCTCGTAGGGGCAAGTTCTTGGTCCATTAATCTGGCGCTAACACTCAAAGAGCAGAACATTCCTGTACTGCTCGTCGATAGCCGGGCGAGTGCACTCATGCCAGCAGCACGGCAAAAGATATCTGTTTTGAGGGCCGAACTACTTTCACAACACGGCCAGGAAGCCCTTGAAGAGCGACCTGCCGATTATCTCATCAGCACGACGGCTGACGGTATCTATAACGGCATGATTTGCGGTCACCTCGCGCCCGCTCTAGGACGCGAGCGCGTTTTCCAGATTAGCCCGGGTGTTTCACGGCTTGACCTTTACCACGGCCTGTCACGCGATGCCCGAGGTAAAGTACTGGGAGAACCAGCATGGAATTTCACCCTGTTTGAAAGCCTCTTCGACCAAGGCTGGCGCTTTACAGCCCAGACATCGACCGAAGACACAAGCTCGACATTCGGTAAACGCGAAAATAGGCTCGATTTACTCTTTATCCGGCGGAAAACAGGCATTTTTATCCTTTCGGCTGAAGACCTTAACCCAGCGTCCCCAGTAGCTGGTGATATCCTGATTTCCATGGTCCCACCAAAAGCACCTGAACCTAGTCCTGTAGAACAATAA